A section of the Cryobacterium soli genome encodes:
- the folP gene encoding dihydropteroate synthase: protein MTLVMGVLNVTPDSFSDGGRWASTEAAVRHALDLHADGADLIDVGGESTRPGAARVTPEVEQGRVLPVIAELHRRGIVTSVDTLNAQTAERAADAGADIINDVSGGLGDPGMAAVVARTGLTYIAMHWRGHARTMDTLAVYDDVVATVVAELTDRVAGLEAAGVKRGQIVLDPGLGFSKDAEQNWRLLGRLDAFSELGLPVMVGASRKRFLAALLPDDAPIVDRDLPTAVLSVLAAQAGMWAVRVHDVAGTRTALNVLARVESARIGS, encoded by the coding sequence GTGACCCTCGTCATGGGTGTGCTCAACGTCACACCGGACTCCTTCAGCGACGGCGGACGCTGGGCCAGCACTGAAGCGGCCGTTCGCCACGCCCTCGACCTGCACGCCGACGGCGCCGACCTCATCGATGTCGGCGGCGAGTCCACCCGGCCCGGTGCCGCCCGGGTGACTCCCGAGGTGGAGCAAGGCCGGGTGCTCCCGGTGATCGCCGAACTGCACCGCCGCGGCATCGTCACGAGTGTCGACACTCTCAACGCCCAGACCGCCGAGCGGGCCGCTGACGCCGGCGCCGACATCATCAACGATGTCTCCGGCGGCCTGGGCGACCCCGGCATGGCAGCAGTGGTGGCACGCACCGGGCTCACCTACATCGCCATGCACTGGCGCGGCCATGCCCGCACCATGGACACCCTCGCCGTCTACGACGACGTGGTCGCCACGGTCGTCGCCGAACTGACCGACCGGGTCGCCGGGCTCGAAGCGGCCGGCGTCAAGCGCGGCCAGATCGTCCTCGACCCCGGGTTGGGCTTCAGCAAGGACGCCGAGCAGAACTGGCGCCTGCTCGGCCGGCTGGACGCGTTCTCGGAGCTCGGACTGCCCGTCATGGTCGGCGCCTCGCGCAAGCGGTTCCTGGCCGCTCTGCTGCCCGATGACGCGCCCATCGTGGACCGCGATCTGCCGACCGCAGTGCTCAGCGTGCTCGCCGCCCAGGCCGGCATGTGGGCCGTCCGCGTGCACGACGTGGCCGGAACCCGAACCGCCCTTAACGTGCTGGCCCGGGTCGAGTCGGCCAGAATAGGGTCATGA
- a CDS encoding PH domain-containing protein, producing the protein MPDNLGGEIAPMPVPPVGARLDLPEAGEWKRVSPKYVMVEIVGTIVFLLIVCAVTGFLWLVLEQDWALWVGGAVALITLISLVLEPRRVRSIGYQLRADDLLFRRGIMYQRFVSVPYGRMQLVDITRGPVARLLGLADLKFVTAAASSGVAIPGLAEADADALRDRLVELAESRRAGL; encoded by the coding sequence ATGCCTGACAACCTCGGCGGCGAGATCGCGCCGATGCCGGTTCCGCCGGTCGGGGCACGACTGGACCTCCCCGAGGCCGGCGAGTGGAAGCGCGTGTCGCCCAAGTACGTCATGGTCGAGATCGTGGGCACCATCGTGTTCCTGCTCATCGTCTGCGCGGTCACCGGTTTTCTCTGGCTGGTCCTCGAACAGGACTGGGCCCTCTGGGTGGGGGGCGCCGTCGCCCTCATCACGCTGATCTCCCTCGTGCTCGAGCCCCGCCGGGTGCGCTCGATCGGCTACCAGCTGCGTGCGGACGACCTGCTCTTCCGCCGCGGCATCATGTACCAGCGCTTCGTCTCGGTGCCCTATGGCCGCATGCAGCTCGTGGACATCACCCGCGGCCCGGTCGCCCGTCTGCTCGGCCTGGCCGACCTCAAGTTCGTCACCGCCGCGGCCTCCTCCGGCGTGGCCATCCCCGGCCTGGCCGAGGCGGATGCCGACGCCCTCCGCGACCGTCTCGTGGAGCTGGCCGAGAGCCGGCGGGCCGGGTTGTGA
- a CDS encoding PH domain-containing protein encodes MTSLADGDWHRLHPASPLLRGGIFVFALLGFVIANFRERVVDLVFGIPRESGDPLDTIYERGAVGWALLIAGGILVVILIAFSLSWRMHTFRVTDESVEVRSGILFRSHRKARLDRIQGVNIVRPLIPRLFGAAKLEVSVAGQDANVQLAYLGSALADGLRRDILQLASGARQPRVAPGEPGEPGQSAEIAGAAAVNGPGLRQGLGDYATARVGEFLAPELDPDAAPPQSVVRIPVLRLIGSIVFSGFTLFLLVGVVALVTSVVVGGSEWLLIAIVPGLIGSLGYYFSRFTKSLRYSIAGTSDGVRVGFGLLTTSNETLPPGRIHAVGVNQPLLWRPFGWWQIRINKAGHSTNEGAAGAAATTVLPVGSLRDVERVLELILPAFSDDAQRALIGRGLTSRGGDDGFRNAPRRAAWLRPFSWRRTGYAVAADVALLRRGVLARDLVLVPLARLQSVGIDQGPIRRRLRLATARLHTVAGPVSATLGVIDTDEAVRLFEAVSAGAVASADSDTSHHWSRTAAAPAAADQPAAPAPASEAPPASAPPATTPLGPSTEVTW; translated from the coding sequence GTGACCTCCCTCGCCGACGGGGACTGGCACCGCCTGCATCCCGCGAGCCCGCTGCTGCGCGGCGGTATCTTCGTCTTCGCCCTGCTCGGGTTCGTCATCGCCAACTTCCGCGAACGCGTCGTCGACCTGGTCTTCGGCATCCCGCGGGAGTCCGGCGACCCGTTGGACACCATCTACGAGCGCGGCGCCGTGGGCTGGGCCCTGCTCATCGCCGGCGGCATCCTGGTGGTCATCCTCATCGCCTTCAGCCTCTCCTGGCGGATGCACACCTTCCGGGTGACCGACGAGTCCGTCGAGGTGCGCAGCGGCATCCTGTTCCGCAGCCACCGGAAGGCCAGGCTCGACCGCATCCAGGGCGTCAACATCGTGCGCCCGCTCATTCCCCGCCTCTTCGGCGCCGCCAAGCTCGAGGTGAGCGTGGCCGGGCAGGACGCCAACGTGCAACTGGCCTACCTGGGCTCCGCGCTGGCCGACGGGCTGCGCCGCGACATCCTGCAGCTGGCCTCCGGCGCCCGGCAACCGCGCGTGGCACCCGGTGAACCCGGCGAGCCCGGCCAGAGCGCTGAGATCGCAGGGGCCGCCGCGGTGAACGGGCCCGGGCTCCGGCAGGGGCTCGGGGACTACGCCACGGCACGCGTGGGCGAATTCCTCGCGCCGGAGCTGGACCCGGATGCCGCGCCGCCGCAGTCGGTCGTGCGCATCCCGGTCCTCCGGTTGATCGGGTCGATCGTGTTCAGCGGGTTCACTCTGTTCCTGCTGGTGGGCGTGGTGGCCCTCGTCACCTCGGTGGTCGTCGGCGGCAGCGAATGGCTGCTCATCGCCATCGTCCCCGGCCTGATCGGCAGCCTCGGTTACTACTTCTCCCGATTCACCAAGTCGTTGCGCTACAGCATCGCGGGCACCAGCGACGGGGTGCGGGTGGGCTTCGGCCTGCTCACCACGAGCAACGAGACCCTGCCGCCCGGGCGCATCCACGCCGTGGGCGTGAACCAGCCGCTGCTGTGGCGCCCGTTCGGCTGGTGGCAGATCCGTATCAACAAGGCCGGGCACTCCACCAACGAGGGCGCGGCGGGTGCCGCCGCCACGACGGTGCTCCCGGTCGGGTCGCTGCGCGACGTCGAACGGGTGCTCGAGCTGATCCTGCCGGCCTTCTCCGACGACGCCCAGCGGGCGCTCATCGGCCGTGGCCTCACCTCCCGAGGCGGCGACGACGGCTTCCGCAACGCCCCGCGCCGTGCGGCGTGGCTCCGTCCCTTCTCCTGGCGGCGCACCGGGTACGCGGTTGCCGCCGACGTGGCGCTGCTGCGCCGTGGAGTGCTGGCCAGAGACCTCGTGCTCGTGCCCTTGGCCCGCCTGCAGAGCGTCGGCATCGACCAGGGCCCGATCCGGCGGCGCCTGCGCCTGGCCACCGCCCGCCTGCACACCGTGGCGGGACCGGTCAGCGCGACCCTCGGCGTGATCGACACCGACGAAGCCGTGCGCCTGTTCGAGGCCGTCTCCGCCGGCGCCGTCGCCTCGGCGGACTCCGACACCAGCCATCACTGGAGCCGCACAGCGGCGGCTCCGGCCGCCGCCGACCAGCCGGCCGCCCCGGCCCCCGCCTCTGAAGCGCCGCCCGCCAGCGCGCCGCCCGCCACCACCCCGCTCGGCCCGAGCACCGAGGTGACCTGGTGA
- the folK gene encoding 2-amino-4-hydroxy-6-hydroxymethyldihydropteridine diphosphokinase, whose product MTRTNDTPQTAVLALGSNLGDREATLAAAVREIADLTGAELTAISPVYASDAVKPDGVDLDAPGYLNLVVSLLWSGDPHALLDAVNDIENAHGRVREERWGDRTLDIDLICVGDLQIDDDRLTLPHPHAAERDFVLAPWADIDPDAEIPGRGRVTELLAVADRTARAHPVSASTDPAHTEVAPGLQEPRP is encoded by the coding sequence ATGACGCGGACCAACGACACGCCGCAGACCGCCGTGCTGGCCCTCGGCAGCAACCTCGGCGACCGGGAGGCCACCCTGGCCGCCGCCGTGCGGGAGATCGCCGACCTGACCGGCGCGGAACTCACCGCGATCTCACCCGTGTACGCCTCGGACGCCGTGAAACCCGACGGTGTAGACCTCGACGCCCCCGGCTACCTCAACCTCGTGGTGAGCCTGCTCTGGTCGGGTGACCCGCACGCCCTGCTCGACGCCGTCAACGACATCGAGAACGCCCACGGCCGGGTGCGCGAGGAACGCTGGGGCGACCGCACGCTGGACATCGACCTCATCTGCGTGGGCGACCTGCAGATCGACGACGACAGGCTCACCCTGCCGCACCCCCACGCCGCCGAGCGCGACTTCGTGCTCGCGCCCTGGGCCGATATCGACCCGGACGCCGAGATCCCCGGCCGCGGCCGGGTCACCGAACTTCTGGCCGTGGCCGACCGCACCGCCAGGGCGCATCCGGTCTCGGCCAGCACCGACCCCGCCCACACCGAGGTCGCCCCCGGTCTGCAGGAGCCCCGGCCATGA
- the folB gene encoding dihydroneopterin aldolase, with protein sequence MSTDSITLTGLRITAHHGVFDFERENGQEFVIDVTVWLDFRAAASGDDLARTIHYGELAVEVADAVRRDPVDLIETLAERIADVVLAHEAAERVRVTVHKPQAPIEIPFADVSVQIERAQIERTQIERALPATAHSEGSRA encoded by the coding sequence ATGAGCACCGACTCGATCACCCTCACCGGGCTGCGGATCACCGCCCACCACGGTGTCTTCGACTTCGAACGCGAGAACGGCCAGGAGTTCGTCATCGACGTCACCGTGTGGCTGGATTTCCGCGCGGCGGCCTCCGGCGACGACCTCGCCCGCACCATCCACTACGGCGAACTAGCCGTCGAGGTGGCGGACGCCGTGCGGCGCGACCCCGTAGATCTCATCGAGACCCTGGCCGAGCGGATCGCCGACGTGGTTCTCGCGCACGAGGCCGCCGAACGGGTGCGCGTCACGGTGCACAAACCGCAGGCGCCCATCGAGATCCCGTTCGCGGATGTCTCGGTTCAGATTGAACGCGCGCAGATTGAACGCACGCAGATCGAACGCGCGCTGCCGGCCACGGCCCACTCGGAAGGGAGCCGAGCATGA
- a CDS encoding DUF3180 domain-containing protein, which produces MKRTSPTPLIALGLVGLVVGFLAELAATAFSAPIFVPPLTLPLALVLIAVILVALAWPIRQATRGRSTRRVDPFRAMRVALLAKASSLSGSLLLGVGLGIVLFILTRSVVPAVTSLWLAIGMALGAVILLVGGLVAEHFCTLPPDDDHDHDNGGPNNGGAAHA; this is translated from the coding sequence ATGAAGCGCACCTCGCCCACCCCGCTGATCGCCCTCGGCCTGGTCGGCCTGGTCGTCGGGTTCCTGGCCGAATTGGCGGCCACGGCCTTCAGCGCGCCCATCTTCGTTCCGCCGCTCACCCTGCCGCTCGCGCTCGTGCTGATCGCGGTGATCCTCGTCGCCCTCGCCTGGCCGATCCGGCAGGCCACCCGGGGCCGCTCCACCCGGCGGGTCGACCCGTTCCGCGCCATGCGGGTGGCCCTACTGGCCAAGGCATCCAGCTTGAGCGGGTCGCTCCTGCTCGGCGTGGGCCTGGGCATCGTGCTCTTCATCCTCACCCGCTCGGTGGTACCGGCGGTAACATCGTTGTGGCTCGCAATCGGGATGGCACTCGGCGCGGTGATCCTCCTGGTAGGTGGTCTCGTGGCGGAACACTTCTGCACACTCCCGCCGGACGACGACCACGATCACGACAACGGGGGACCGAACAATGGTGGAGCAGCCCATGCCTGA